The following coding sequences are from one Capsicum annuum cultivar UCD-10X-F1 chromosome 3, UCD10Xv1.1, whole genome shotgun sequence window:
- the LOC107865942 gene encoding transcription factor bHLH162-like — protein sequence METSSKCKTSSEKLDRKTQEKNRRTQMKYLSSKLFSLIPPHHHQSTKEMLTQQDQIDQAISYIEKLKERVEVLKKRKDEVVAQGRGDHSKKFMLTTTCTTTKIAMVDVKELGSTLEVILVSGLEKKFTMQEVINIIEEEGAQVVSASYSTIADKVYYTIHAQVKITRLGVDASGIYLRLQKLVC from the exons ATGGAAACCAGTAGTAAGTGCAAGACTAGCTCAGAAAAGCTAGACCGGAAAACAcaggaaaaaaatagaagaacacAAATGAAGTATCTTTCTTCTAAGCTCTTTTCTCTCATTCCTCCTCACCACCACCAGTCTACAAAG GAGATGCTGACACAACAAGACCAAATTGATCAAGCCATTAGTTACattgagaaattaaaagaacGAGTAGAGGTATTAAAGAAAAGGAAGGATGAGGTGGTAGCACAAGGCAGAGGTGATCATTCAAAGAAATTCATGCTTACAACTACTTGTACTACAACAAAAATAGCTATGGTTGATGTTAAAGAGTTGGGTTCAACTTTAGAGGTCATTTTAGTGAGTGGCTTGGAAAAGAAGTTCACCATGCAAGAGGTTATAAACATCATAGAGGAAGAAGGAGCTCAAGTTGTTTCCGCTAGTTATTCAACAATTGCCGATAAAGTTTACTATACGATCCACGCTCAG GTGAAAATTACGAGATT